A region from the Pelobates fuscus isolate aPelFus1 chromosome 3, aPelFus1.pri, whole genome shotgun sequence genome encodes:
- the LOC134601395 gene encoding uncharacterized protein LOC134601395: MNKMKNDEHKTEMILNYALEIIYMLTGEEYTVVKKNSRSRRRNIHLVTGEVPVKCDDVAVYFTKEEWEYLQAHKDLYQDVVNTDQQTFSTVGIMANSSAGSITKHLHRRIGVRKITLLSPQSRHRIIKRTRLHLSGSAQFTQLVHSIANLGRRVAKIDRSIYHILKEFKNKNALFPGDHFQVPDKFQTQFQEDEGIFGDCQEPIYQPTETSLPISSFTSLSYPQDMIDPFAKMSAPTLPTNDFSPLNSPSFTIRSEVSEHSHTHSPCTADSTGETLPDTPPSVVPLALHTSAKLPSTATIAVPPENTTSFPNHLRISEKKQAHHDNTCATHFNRDAEDDILSSTGLLSQRTTARLPRLPSSSNNDYANVKGPAFIVVSKILEQQQAHMESLRTPDCVGDPLPDIPLASMSVGLLNNFKMQSRGQPHRYAQLLFQHHVPYSVYKTWTHNTNYDGSRGKHALPKNLKRLIITETSAAFKLTPPVLKKIKDTLNGLLRIPRTGGWDSNSDFI; encoded by the exons GTACCTGTGAAGTGTGATGATGTTGCAGTCTATTTCACCAAAGAAGAGTGGGAGTACTTACAGGCACACAAGGATCTGTACCAGGATGTGGTAAACACTGATCAACAGACGTTCAGTACTGTTGGAATTATGGCAAACAGCAGCGCAG GTTCCATCACAAAACATCTGCATAGACGCATTGGTGTACGAAAAATCACCCTGCTGTCGCCACAGAGCAGGCATCGAATTATTAAAAGAACACGTCTGCACTTATCCGGTTCTGCACAGTTTACCCAATTGGTACACAGTATTGCTAATCTTGGAAGACGAGTGGCTAAAATTGATAGAAGCATATACCACATATTAAAGGAGTTTAAAAATAAGAATGCATTGTTTCCTGGCGATCATTTTCAAGTGCCTGACAAATTCCAAACACAATTTCAGGAAGATGAGGGGATATTTGGAGATTGTCAGGAACCCATTTACCAACCTACTGAGACATCACTGCCAATATCTTCTTTTACATCGTTATCTTACCCGCAAGATATGATTGATCCATTTGCGAAAATGTCTGCACCAACATTACCAACCAATGACTTCTCACCTCTTAATAGCCCCTCTTTCACTATTCGTTCTGAAGTTTCAgaacattctcatacacacagcccaTGTACGGCAGATTCTACTGGAGAGACCTTACCAGATACTCCTCCCTCTGTGGTACCATTAGCTTTGCATACTTCAGCAAAATTACCCTCCACAGCCACTATTGCAGTACCACCCGAAAACACCACTTCTTTTCCAAACCACTTAAGGATTTCAGAAAAGAAGCAGGCACACCATGACAACACATGTGCAACACATTTCAATAGGGATGCAGAAGATGACATCCTTTCATCTACTGGCTTACTAAGTCAACGTACTACAGCAAGACTACCACGTTTGCCCAGTTCATCAAATAATGACTATGCAAATGTCAAAGGTCCTGCTTTTATTGTTGTATCGAAAATTTTAGAGCAACAGCAAGCACATATGGAGAGCCTCCGTACCCCAGATTGCGTTGGAGATCCATTACCGGACATTCCCCTGGCATCTATGTCTGTGGGTTTGTTGAACAATTTTAAGATGCAGAGTCGTGGACAACCTCATCGATACGCTCAGCTCTTATTTCAGCATCACGTACCTTATTCAGTATATAAAACATGGACGCACAACACCAACTATGATGGTTCTAGGGGTAAGCATGCACTGCCTAAAAACTTAAAGCGTTTAATTATTACAGAAACGTCTGCTGCATTTAAACTGACTCCCCCAGTTTTGAAGAAAATTAAAGACACGTTAAATGGTCTACTACGAATACCGAGAACGGGTGGCTGGGATTCAAACTCAGATTTTATATGA